The Pseudodesulfovibrio cashew genomic sequence CCGACGCTCTGGTCCGGGCCATGGTCCACCTGCTCGATACGCCCGAGCGCATCGAGTACATGGGCAAGCGCGCCAGGAAGCACGTGGAGAACCGGACCTTCGACGCCACCTTTCTGAGAACCTGGGAAATCTTCGGCAGCCACGTGGCCGCATAGGCTCGCGGCCTGCTGCCGGGACCATCCTCCTCTCCCGGTCCCATCCGAAGGACGGGTACGGCCATGCCCGTCCTTCGGCATTTTTCCCCCACGCCGGGGGCTCTCCCTGCCAGGGAGAGTCCTTGGCACCGGCTTTTCGCCCCGCCTGAAATGCATTACACATATTTGTCATTGCCATTTTCTGAATTGGCAACATTTCTGTCTAATCTACAGCCTGCCGACGCCCCACACCTCCGGAACATACCGACATAAGGCCAACAAACCCGCTGGCACCCTTATTGCTTTGTAACAAGCTCACATTGGGTATTTTTATGCCAAAATTGTAAAGTCTTGTTCCGAGCCGGAACTGGGAACGGGCTTATTGGAAAGGCCGCGCCGGGCGGTCTCCTTTGGTGTAATCTTTTTACTTTCGTTTCCTTGGAGGGTTGGAATGATTCAAAGCGGCGATACCGCCTTCATCCTCGTGTCCGCGGCGCTCGTGCTGCTGATGACCCCCGCGCTGGCGCTGTTCTACGCGGGCATGGTCCGCAGCAAGAACGTGCTCGGGACCATCATGCAGTCCATCATCATGATCTCGCTCATCACGCTCGAATGGATTTACCTAGGCTATTCCCTGAGCTTCGGCCCGGACGTGGCAGGCGTCATCGGGGGCCTGAACCACCTGGCCCTATCCGGCGTCACCGCCGCGCCCAGCCCGGATTACGCTCCCACAATCCCGCACCTCGTCTTCATGATCTACCAGTGCATGTTCGCGGTGATCACCCCCGCGCTGATCACCGGCGCGTTCGCCGAACGGGTGCGCTTTCTGCCGTTCATCTGCTTTTCCGTGCTCTGGTCAGTGCTCGTATACAACCCGGTCTGCCACTGGATATGGGGCGGCGGGTTTCTCGGGGCCATGGGCGTGCTCGACTTCGCGGGCGGCCTGGTCGTCCACCTGACCTGCGGCGTGGCCGCCCTGGTGGCCTGCATCGTCATCGGCCCGCGCAAGGGATTCGGCAAGCGCCAGTTCATTCCGCACAACCTGCCCATGACCGTCATCGGCACGGGCCTGCTCTGGTTCGGCTGGTTCGGCTTCAATGGCGGTTCGGCACTGGCCGCTGACGGCATCGCGGCCACGGCCTTCGTCTCAACCCACATAGCGGGCATGACGGGCATGCTCACCTGGACCCTGGTCGAATGGTACCACGTGGGCAAACCCACCACCCTGGGCGCATGCTCCGGGGCCATCGCGGGTCTGGCCACCATCACCCCGGCAGCCGGGTTCGTCAGCCCCAACTCCGCCGTGCTCATCGGCCTCATGGGCGGCCTGATCTGCTACACCGCCGTGCTGGCCAAGAACCGGTTCGGCTACGACGACTCCCTGGACGTGGTCGGCATCCACGGCGTGGGCGGCCTGGTGGGCACCATCGCCCTGGGCCTGCTCGCCTCCACCGCGGTTAATCCCGGCGGAGCGGACGGCCTCTTCTTCGGCAACGCCTCCTTCTTCCTGTCCCAGCTCACCGGCATCGGCGTGGTGGGCGGATACACCCTGGTCGTCTCCTGGGTCCTGCTCAAGGGGATCAACGCCTTCTCGCCCCTGCGCATGGAGGAGAACGACGAGGAAATCGGGATGGACACCTCGGAACACAGTGAAACCGCCTACCAGGCATAGTTAAGGAAGAATGCAATGAAAAAGCTGGAAATCATCACCCGCAACCACAAGCTGGACGACGTCAAGGAGGCCCTGACCGGCCTCGGCATCAAGGGCATGACCGTCACCGAGGTCAAAGGCTTTGGCCGCCAGGGGGGCCACAAGGAGGTCTACCGGGGCGCCGAATACCAGGTGGACTTCGTGCCCAAGATCAAGATCGAGACTGTCGTGGAGGAAGGAATCGTCCCGCAGGCAGTGGAGGCCGTGTCCAAGGCGGCCCGCACCGGCAAGGTCGGCGACGGCAAGATCTTCATCTCGCCCGTGGACGACGTGGTCCGCATCCGCACCGGCGAATCCGGCCCGGACGCGGTCTAGAAGATTAGTCGCATCATTCGCACCGAAGGCGCGAGAGAGGGGATGCAAGGGGCTCACCCCCTTGCCCGCCGGGGGCGACAAATCCGCAGGACAGCGGATTTGGACGTGGCGAATCAAATCACCCGAAAATCGCCGCCGTAAGGCGGCTTCAACTCCTGATCTCAGACTCCACAAGCAACAAGACAGACGAAAAAGGGCCTGCCGCAAATCGCGGCAGGCCCTTTTCACATACGTTTGGTGAACCGGCTATTCCTTTTCCCCTTCCTGGCCTGCGGGCTCGTCGATGTCCCGCGTATAACCGCAGCCTTTCTTGGGACAGGCGATGTGCTCGCCCTTGTCCTTGGTGGTCTTGCGGGTCAGGATGGGATGGCCGCACTTGGGGCACGGCTCGTTGATGGGCCAGTTCCAGACCGCGTAGTCGCACTTGGGGTAGGTGGAGCAGGAATAGAAGAGCTTTCCCCGGCGTGAGGACTTTTCCACCAGCTCGCCTTCACAGCCCTCACGCGGGCAGGGAACGCCCGTGGAGAACGGCGCGGCATAGGTGCAGTCCGGGTAGTTGGAGCAGGCGATGAATCGGGAGCCGGTGCGCGCCTTCTTGAGCAGCAGCTCGCCGCCGCACTCGGGGCAGGTGCCGACCACCTTGGGCTTTTCCGACTCGACGACCTTGATCTTGCCGTCCTCGTCGCGCTCGAAATTGACGATGTTCTTGCAGTCCGGGTAGCCGGTGCAGCCCAGGAACTCGCCGCGGCGGGACTGCTTGATGGCCATGGGCCGTCCGCACTTCTCGCACTTGACGCCGGTGTCCTCGGGCTTTTCCCGCTCCACGATCTGGATGTTGCCTTCCTCGTCGCGGGTGAAGTTCTTGATGGTCCGACAGGTGGGGAAGCCGGTGCAACCCAGGAACTCGCCTGTCCGGCCGAACTTGATGGCCATGGGCTTGCCGCAGTTCTCGCACTTGATGTCCGTGACCTGCTGGGAGCGCCCCATCTCGGTGCGCGCCTTGTCCAGGGTGGGATAGAAGTCGCCGCCGAAATCCTTGAGCAGCTTGACCCAGTCCTGCTTGCCCGCGGCCACGTCATCCAGCAGGTTCTCCATCTGGGCGGTGAAGCCCACGTCCATGAGCGCCTGAAAATGTTCGGAAAGCTGGTCCGAGACCGTGAACCCGAGCTCGGTGGGCACGAACCTCTTCTCCTCCTGACGCGCGTACTCGCGGTCCAGGAGGGTGGAGATGATGGCCGCGTAGGTGGACGGCCGCCCGATGCCGAGCTCCTCCAGGGTCTTGACCAGCGAGGCTTCCGAGTAACGCGGCGGCGGCTGGGTGAACTTCTGTTCCTTTTTCAGCTCGTTGAGCTTCAGGACGTCGCCCTCGTCCAGCTTGGGCAATTCGGTGTCGCCCTCGGAGCCGGCCTTGTCCATGGCGGCCAGAAAGCCGGGGAAGAGCAGCCGCTCGCCCTTGGCGCGCCACAGGGTCCGCGGGGCCGAGACCAGGACCGTGGTGTCCCAGAAGGTGGCCACGGCCATCTGCGAGGCCACGAAGCGCTGCCAGATGAGCCGATAGAGCCGGTACTGTTCGCCGGGGAGGTACTGCTTGACGTCTTCGGGCACGATGGTCACGTCGACCGGACGGATGGCTTCGTGCGCGTCCTGTGCGCCGCCCTTGGATTTGAAATTGCGGGTCTTCGGCGGGTAGTAGTCAGCGCCGAACCGGTCGAGGATGAGTTCCTTGGCCGCGTCCTGCGCGTCCTTGGCCACGCGCACGGAGTCGGTACGCATGTAGGTAATCAGCGCGGTGGTGCCCCGGGCTCCCAGCTCAACACCTTCGTAAAGGCGCTGGGCAATGGACATGGTCCGCTTGGCCGAGTAGCCCATGCGGCGGTTGGCGTCCTGCTGGAGTGTGGAGGTGATATACGGCGGCAGGGGCGAGCGCTTGCGCTGCTTCTCCTGCACGGAGTCCACCTTGAACTCGCCGTTCTCCAGGGCTTCCTGCAGGGCTTCGGCCTCGGACTGGGTGCCAACGTGGTTGACGCCGGGCTTGACCGCCTTGTCCTCCAGCTTGTGCAGGTCCATCCAGAAGGGCGGCGGGTTCTTGCCCTCCAGGAGCACCTTGAACGGCCAGTATTCGTCGGCCTTGAAGGCGCGGCGTTCCTTTTCGCGCTCCACCAGGATCTTGAGCGCCACGGACTGGACGCGCCCGGCGGAGATGCCGCGCTTCACGTTCTTCCAGAGGATGGGGGAAATCTTGTAGCCCACCAGGCGGTCCAGGATGCGGCGCGCCTGCTGGGAGTCGAACAGGTTCTCGTTGAGGTCCTGGGCGTGTTCCAGGGCTTCCTTCACGGCGCGGGAAGTGATTTCGTTGAACTGGATGCGCCGGATCTTGTCGTTGACCGGCTTGATCAGCTCGGCCACATGCCAGGCGATGGCCTCTCCTTCGCGGTCCGGGTCAGGGGCGAGGTAGACGGTGTCGGCCTTCTTGGCCGCCGCCTTGAGGCGTTTCACCACTTCTTCCTTGCCTTTGATCACCTCGTACTGCGGGGTGAAATCGTGCTCCTCGTCCACGCCGAGATCCCGGGTGGGCAGGTCGCGCACGTGGCCCACGGAGGCGTCCACGATATAGTCCTTCCCCAGGAACTTGGAGATGGTCTTCACTTTGGCGGGGGACTCAACAATGATCAAATCTTTGGGCATATGGGCCTCTTAGCCGTCATACGGGGCTTATGGCAACCCCTGTTCGCGTTTTGCCTTGGCTGAGGGGGGTCTATGCCCTTCAAAACGCGTCACCGTCAAGTTTCTTTTTAATATGTATATGGACGACACCTTTTTTCGCACACTCGTCACGGTTCGTTTCCGGAGCGCCACGGAATCGTCGGGAACCCGGCCCGTGCACCGCGTAGATTGGGTACACTTTCACGAAAACCCCATTCATCAAGAGGAGATACCCATGACAACCGAAAGCCTGAATCGACGCGATTTTCTGAAACTGGGCATGGCCGCAGGGGCCGTTGCCGCTGCAAGCGCCCTGCCCAGGGCGGCCTGTGCCGCTCCGGCCAACTGTTCCCTGGGCGAGTGCCTGGAACTGACCCCCGAAGCCATGGCCGAGGCCTCCGGGCCGGTCTCGGCCTCCTGGCGCTCCATCCGCCTGACCGCCGCCGAAATCCGCAACCCCGCCATCCGCACCCGAGTGGAGGCGATCCTCGACACCCCCGCCCCGACCCTGACCAAGGGCATGGGCAGCGCCGAGAAGAAGGCCATCCACAAGGAGCTGACCGCCAAGGGGCTACTCAAGGACGTGGCGGAAAAGGATTTCCTGCCGCCCGTGGCCGACAGTGCCAAGGCCCCGCAGCCCTTCTACGCCGCGCCGGGCAGCGGCTACG encodes the following:
- a CDS encoding ammonium transporter encodes the protein MIQSGDTAFILVSAALVLLMTPALALFYAGMVRSKNVLGTIMQSIIMISLITLEWIYLGYSLSFGPDVAGVIGGLNHLALSGVTAAPSPDYAPTIPHLVFMIYQCMFAVITPALITGAFAERVRFLPFICFSVLWSVLVYNPVCHWIWGGGFLGAMGVLDFAGGLVVHLTCGVAALVACIVIGPRKGFGKRQFIPHNLPMTVIGTGLLWFGWFGFNGGSALAADGIAATAFVSTHIAGMTGMLTWTLVEWYHVGKPTTLGACSGAIAGLATITPAAGFVSPNSAVLIGLMGGLICYTAVLAKNRFGYDDSLDVVGIHGVGGLVGTIALGLLASTAVNPGGADGLFFGNASFFLSQLTGIGVVGGYTLVVSWVLLKGINAFSPLRMEENDEEIGMDTSEHSETAYQA
- a CDS encoding P-II family nitrogen regulator; the protein is MKKLEIITRNHKLDDVKEALTGLGIKGMTVTEVKGFGRQGGHKEVYRGAEYQVDFVPKIKIETVVEEGIVPQAVEAVSKAARTGKVGDGKIFISPVDDVVRIRTGESGPDAV
- the topA gene encoding type I DNA topoisomerase, with translation MPKDLIIVESPAKVKTISKFLGKDYIVDASVGHVRDLPTRDLGVDEEHDFTPQYEVIKGKEEVVKRLKAAAKKADTVYLAPDPDREGEAIAWHVAELIKPVNDKIRRIQFNEITSRAVKEALEHAQDLNENLFDSQQARRILDRLVGYKISPILWKNVKRGISAGRVQSVALKILVEREKERRAFKADEYWPFKVLLEGKNPPPFWMDLHKLEDKAVKPGVNHVGTQSEAEALQEALENGEFKVDSVQEKQRKRSPLPPYITSTLQQDANRRMGYSAKRTMSIAQRLYEGVELGARGTTALITYMRTDSVRVAKDAQDAAKELILDRFGADYYPPKTRNFKSKGGAQDAHEAIRPVDVTIVPEDVKQYLPGEQYRLYRLIWQRFVASQMAVATFWDTTVLVSAPRTLWRAKGERLLFPGFLAAMDKAGSEGDTELPKLDEGDVLKLNELKKEQKFTQPPPRYSEASLVKTLEELGIGRPSTYAAIISTLLDREYARQEEKRFVPTELGFTVSDQLSEHFQALMDVGFTAQMENLLDDVAAGKQDWVKLLKDFGGDFYPTLDKARTEMGRSQQVTDIKCENCGKPMAIKFGRTGEFLGCTGFPTCRTIKNFTRDEEGNIQIVEREKPEDTGVKCEKCGRPMAIKQSRRGEFLGCTGYPDCKNIVNFERDEDGKIKVVESEKPKVVGTCPECGGELLLKKARTGSRFIACSNYPDCTYAAPFSTGVPCPREGCEGELVEKSSRRGKLFYSCSTYPKCDYAVWNWPINEPCPKCGHPILTRKTTKDKGEHIACPKKGCGYTRDIDEPAGQEGEKE